In Telopea speciosissima isolate NSW1024214 ecotype Mountain lineage chromosome 10, Tspe_v1, whole genome shotgun sequence, the DNA window GGTATCGATAAGTATCaatcaaaataatatataaaaataaaaaaaacactttaaaaaatcaaataaaataaaataatttatgtTTTCCTCCGTGaaaaaattacatccacctccctagagGGAGGGAGTAGGTGTAATTTTTTCGAACTACAGACGGTTGAAGTGACGTTGACACCTGACATGATAAATATAATAtcttatttaaaaaatgataaatataATACATTATGGTAGATATTAAACTGTGACGTTGACATGATTAagtataaaataatataatattagtCATAGTCTTGAAGTGACCACTGGAGCACTAACTACTGATAGGAATCAGACCTTCAGAATTAAATATCGTTATATactttttaatatatattttgaagttctcgtatatatatattatgaagTTCTCGGATTGGATCGATCGATTTAAACGAGAATCTTGATTCAGGTATCATTTCAAGAGATCGGCCTGATCTTGGGATCGATCTCAGCCGATATTAATCCGATCCAATCGATATCGACCAATTCGATCCGAGAGCTTACGAACCATTGAGGACACGTCcaaacaaattaaataatttcGTTTAATTTCTATTAAGATTTGGGGGATTTGGTGTCAGCTATttattatgttttgttttttgtgtggtCCATGTGCCAGCTATTTTGATACGGAAAGATGGTGATCTGTAAAGGCTAAATAAGCCATGATAATATTTGTATTTCTCGTTTCCCCCAAAATCCTATCACTTTCTCTCATctattctcttctgtttttattttttgataaggaATCTATTCTCTTCTTCAGTGGTTCTTTAACAGATGCCATCCTTGTGGGGGGTATGAACTTCACATCATATCTAGGACTCTATATAAGTGGAGTCAAGGAGGAATCTTGAAAACTCATAAGATCAACAATGGTATTTCTAGGCGGCTCTCCTCTTTACTTTGTTCTGATTAATGTCTTCCTACTCCTTATTTTCAACTACTCTCTTTCCATGAATGCATTACTATTCGATGATGCCAATTACATCAATAGGCATGATTTCCCATCGGATTTTCAGTTCGGTGCCGCATCATCTGCCTTCCAGGTAgtaatttttatcatttccgGCCATTGTCGTTAATGATGTTCTTATTAGATATCTACTAATTAATTTTCTCTTCTGATAAACATGTttgtgtatgtgtatgtgtgtgtgtttcaGTATGAAGGTGCATGGAATGAAGATGGTAGAGGCCCAAGCATCTGGGACACTTTAACTCATGAACATCCAGGTCTCTCTTTCACTCAAAGAGGATAAGCAAAAGCATCTACCACAAGAAAGCTCTTCTCTACCTAAAGCTAGGACAACGGGCAGCCTAGCTAAATCAAAATTAATGCCGGATTTGGCTCCTGTGCCTGCAGTGGGGGAGTTGGAGCGTTCAGCACCCCCTATGAGTAGCCGGGCTGCAAGTGCAGCGCCAAACTTAAGGGGTGCAAGGGGGTGCGTTTTGATCGCCTTATTTTGCCCAAGCGCTTTCTccgagcaagggtaaggcggtcaaaacGCACCACCTTGAACCTgacgctgcacatgcagcccggctgCCCGGCACAAGATCTTTTTCGCTCTGAGATCGCTCCACTCCACCAGGCATTCAACGAATCCAATGGTAAATATTTCATATACTCTATTTTAAGTCCGTTTGGCTCACTCACCCGATCAGATTGAGTAAACCTGACCCGATGAAAACCCTCGTTCCTCCTCCATCTTCCCGGCGACGAACGAACGAACGAACGAACGGCGTAAGTTCCAGGTATCACACGTTATCGGATATTtcaagcagagagagagagagagacccaaatGAAACAAACCTATTCGATAGGACTCTTATCCTCTTGTTCCTTCCTATTGATGGATTGTGGCTTCGGAGGGTTACAATAGCTGCAATTAAATGGGAAATCAGTTTCGAAATAATACTGGAAGTAGTAGAAGGGGAAAAGGATAAGAGTCCCGCCACAGCTGCACAAGATTCAAATCCAGTAGAAGAGGGTGCGGCGAGAGCTTTGTCAAGGTCCACTATTTCTGAAGCCTCGCCGTCGGTCACTCCACGCAGCTTTGTCTCAAGAACTTTTTCAGGGTCTACTATGTCTGAAGCTTCGCTGTCAGTCACACCTCTCAGCCAacctcctcatcttcttcctgtTCCTCAGAGTGGAAAAACCTTGAGAAATAAATATGCGTAGATACATGGAGAGACTCAAAACGGGAATTTGAAGAGAGCATCTagctccccttcttcttcttaggcTTTTCCCCTGCTTCCATGGCTGCTTCTCTCAGGGCAGGGCAGGGCAGGGCAGGGGCGGCGCGGCGCGGCGCGGCGCAGGGGGTCGAGGTTGCAGGGGTTGAGGCGATGGTCAGGGCGGCAGTGGttgggaggtggaggtggaggtggaggtgaaggGGTGGGTTTGGGGGAGTaaggattcggctcggatagtacTATATTTGCATCCGCATTCAATTAGCTTTCGGACCGATccggattggatattttatccatttacatgtaattatagctttttggataacTATAGTCTATTCGTATCTGTATTCGTttagttttcggatggattcggatagttctaaacggatatggatacaaatacggaaacggattttgactattcatttacatccctatgtgGGAGGGATAAATTCAGAAATTTAGAGCATTTTAGAGAAAGAGGTATCCCAAACAtcagttttcaaaaattggataCCTAAAACAATTTTTATGAAGACACCTgaggtgtaatttacccaaaaaaacaaaataagaatcaTAATGATCTTTGTTGTTCAGGACGACGGCAATGAAGTAGCTTCAGAATCACTAGTTCCCATCCAAGGAATTTTGTTGTAATCGAAGGTGACCTGAACATTTAATCGGGTCTGAATATTTCTCTCTAGATTTCAAGAATAGATACCCAAGAACAGTTTGCAAACCGTCTTATTATCTTCTTCCTCGAACCACcttgaaattttaattgaaggtAATGCTAATGTTTAATCCATGGCTCTATATACATCATTCGTCGCAGCCGTTCAAAATGGCAAGATGAAGTTGATATCCTTAGAGCCAAACCCATTCAAGAGCAGAAAATGTAGAAAgccagaagggggggggggggggaatgaaaAAGGAACAAGGGTTTTCATCGGATCGGGTTTATTCAATCTGGTCGGTTGAGAGTCAAATGGGATTAAAATATAGTATATAAAATATTTGTCGTTCAATTCATTGAATGCCAGGTGGAGGGATCTCAGAGGGGTGTTGGATGCTCCAACttccgccactgcaggacaggagccaaatccattAATGCCTTATCTTACCACTTGGTTGAATCGATCTCTTTTTAGTAGAACATCCATGCAAATGATtagaccgagtttccctccacttaCGGGCGGGAGAAGGGGGAATGGATATTGAGAGGTATTTTGAAATATACTAAAAtcttaggaggggtttgtgaaccctaggatggtgggtgaaccatcctctatgagtggaggaaaactttgtttcGAAATATATATTAACCATTTAGATTTATAAATCTTTAGCatttaatttataaaatttgCCCATCATGGAATTGTGTGGTGGTTTATATGAACAGATGCCATAGCAGATAAGTCGAATGCAGATGTTACGGTGGATTTCTATCACCTCTATCGGGTATTGTAACACTGGATCTtactttgttttattctcaattGTCGTTTTTATAGTCTTATGCTTGAATTTTAGTTTTGgccaaatgttttctgtgccgggggcgcaggctgcaccaaGATATATgagggtgggcaaaatgaccaccctgccccctgaataGGAGAAATATCCaacccatgtgtttgggcgtaggttgcgctacggcacagagaacatcagccctttaGTTTTAGTTACTTATTAGTTGTTTTGAATTTTCGGTATTTACTTATTAGTTTTAGTTACTTATTAGCTGGTACGAATTTTCGGTGtttagcccaaaaaaaaaaaaaaactgttttgaattttgaatcctGAACAGTGCTGTTGTGTGTATAATATCTATCAtaaaattttcaagttcaattttgaaatttactAAACCTTAGATTGGTATTTAAAAAAGagtaaagctgtttgtaaccaaggtGCTTACAACATAAATTGTAACCTCATTTTTATGTCCAATATCAAAAACCAACTCTTACTTGCATCAGGGATTAAACTGCCATTTCACTTGTACGGTAGGGTAGAAGAAAAAGTTAAAATTCCAACCGTATGGGTATTGACGTACTTTTATTGCCATATGATGTAGACTGTAGAGAGTGGCCTGTAACTGCAAGTCTGTAATGGAGGAAGATGCTAGAAATGGCCGGAATAGGCCGGCAATCGGAGAAACCTTCCATTAAATGGTCGGGATTGGCCGGTTCTGTTACAATAGCTAGTTTTCCCTTGTTACTGGCTGCAAACTGCCGAAATTGACTGGAACCAGGAAAAGCATTGccatgattctctctctctctctctctctcacacactctGTTTGAAGCCCTCCCCCCTCATTTCAATGTTCAGAGTCGACGAAAAACCCAAAACTGCATTTTTCATAAGAGAAGAAAGGGCGCATAACCCAGGCCAAGAGAAGACTGGAAAAGGAAGTAGAACTGAGGATGAATCATCCATGGCCCTCAAGACTCTGACCCCTGTTTTTATGTCTACTTACAGTCTATCTTCTTCGTCTTGTCTTCTGTGAGTTTTCTGATTTAATCATCATCCAAACCCACATGAaaattcttctttaattttccaTCATATCTCCAAATGATTAAAACAActgaaaaagaaagggaaaaaaaaccccaaagcgGACACTCGATTGGCTATTTCTAGTggttattgaggaggacaaataagaaagaaaagagagaattccACGGGGATTTGAGGTTTAcctccccctccaaaaaaaaaaaaaacttcacgAACAAAGATTTGCAACCTATGATCTATTCACTGCTGCGTTTTCACTCTGGAAAGGTCACAACTCACAATAGGTAAGCACGAACAAAGATTTTCCGATGAAAACCTTTAGCGCTCGTACTGGGAAAAAGGGCTACTTTTGTTTGAACGAAAAGATCCTTCTccgtttttgtttcttctttctgtgTTTTCTTTTCCGTCTTCCtggttcccttctcttttttgtctTGCTTTCCTCTCCGTCTTCCTCGTTCGTCTTCCCCAGTTTGATTTGATTGGAGTGTGTAATTCCCTTTTTATCCTTTAATCTGGCGAATCTTAATCACTTAAAACCATTTTAGTTCTCTTGTGCGTAAACTACGTCATTGacctatatatataaaaagtgGAACTATACTGAGGGGTATTATAATCTAGTTAAAAagtctgtttgtaaccttcgtagttacaaacagacgcaccgaaaaaaaaaaagggaaaaatatatatagactTGTTTGTCCAAttattttctaccaaaaaatgtAAATACTTTGTACCTCggtattttttttcaaatatatatattttttttgacctttacaaaattgtaaaaattattatttgaatatttaattgtgaaaaaaaatatttccttcttccttttgtaCATTTTCTTATGGAGATAGTGTATCCAATGCTAACAGGAGGATGTCCGCACAATGAAGGATATGGGGATGACCGCTTTCAGGTTCTCAATCTCGTGGTCTAGAATATTACCTAGTAAGTGAGATGATCATTTGAATTTTAAAGGATCAACTAGTCCTTCAATATAAAGATGACAAAATTATGAAAGAAGAATAGTGTTCCTTGATTAGATGAAATCAATTCAGTCTAACCTTTTATATGTTTTGGAGCCAAAGAATAAAACTCCACAATTTACTGTTCTTGGATGAGAGTAGTACTAGAATGGATGACCTCCTGGGAACTCCTTGTGTTgcaaccattttttttattcgaagtatatgtatataaatatatatcaaGCTATCGAATCAAATaaattcccttttcttttggtGAAAACCGACTAAACTAGAACTAGATTAAACTATTTTGTAATTCCATATGGTCTTGGAACTATAACTCAACCTTGCCCTACTCAACGAAGACCGAGATGCCATTTCTTTGTGAGTAACCTGTTAGTCCCTATCATTGATGGCATTGCCAAAGGTGTCAGGGCCTTCTTGGTTAGATTGTAGATgtcttttttttgtcttctggagttttttttttctttatattttattttctttcattctttaaaAGAAATGATCTTTagcggaaaaaaaaatacaactcaACCTTGCCAAAAAATCTGCACAAGATGTTCTcaaagttttttgttttctttgtgtaaAATAATTCAATATTTACTTTGGTTTCCcttgaaattttttaattttcagatGGCACACTAAGCGGGGGAATAAACGCTAAAGGCATCAAATTTTACAGTGACCTTATTGATGAGCTTATGAGaaatggttctctctctctctctcgtctcttctcttctctttgcatttttcttatatattggtTATCCATCGTCTGCAGGTCTTGAGCCTTTCGCAACTTTATTTCACTGGGATACTCCCCAAGCCCTTGAAGATGCTTATGGGAGTTTCTTAAACTCTAGAATCGTGTAAGGAACTTGAGCCCTTTATTTGCTAGGCAGTACGGATGGGGTTTCAAATTTTGTTGATGGGGGTAGACCTTGAGATCCCTTGCCTATAAATCAAATTTCAGCACAAAAggagttctttttctttttctttttcttttttgggtaaaagaacaaaaagagtTCACCAAGTGGAAAAATAAAGCCTTGAAAAAAGAGGGCCTACAAGTGGGTCCATGCAAATACATAGTTAGCTGAAAATACGGGGACAACTTCACATACATGGGAgtgtatttgattgaatttgggtATGAAATTTGGCGCATAGATAATCCATAAAGTGAACCATCCAAAAAACTTTTATTGAAACATATATAAATGGGGGTGAATGTTCTGAGCTGACAAAGTGGGGAGCCATGGGAGGGTGAGAGACGGTTCATAAATAGTACAGGgaggggaggaaagagagagagagtgttgtTGTGGCCTAGGCCACCGACTTAGAAACTTTTCCCCCTACATAATTAGGGAATTGGGGGAAGAGGCTAATGGGAGCTCAAGAGAAAGCATAACAGGGGTCggttggtttctctctctctctctctcatgggtATGAGGTTGTCATTCCGCACCATCATATGTCAAGGTGCAAGAGCTACGCTTCCAAAGTCTATTTTTGATCATCTCATTTGTATACATGCAGGAACGATTTTCGAGACTTTGCAGATGTGTGCTTTCAGTACTTTGGTGACCGAGTGAAGAACTGGATGACCATAAACGAGCCATTTTCCTATGTGATGTATGGATATGGTGATGGAACCTATGCGCCAGCCCGATGTTCGACTTGGCTTGGTTGCAGTGAAGGGGATTCATCGACGGAGCCATATATTGTGGGCCATAATATACTCCTTGCTCATGCAGCAGGAGTTGATCTGTATAGGCGAAAATATAAGGTGCGTGCATGCATGACTGGCTATAAAACTATTGATTAGTTACCGTTGAGAgattagtcccacatcggccaCTAACAAACCTATAACCCCCATTATACACCTGGGAGTCCTTCCACCTAACAGTTTGAACTTGCAGGAATCTCAAAACGGCACGATTGGAATAGCCATAGAATTTATCTGGCCGTTGCCTTACTCCTCACACTTGGAAGATATTAATGCCTCCCAACGATCTGCTGATTTCACGTTTGGATGGTAAGTCTCCTCCGTTTACAGTTTAACAGTGAGATCTCTCtctatttagtttttatttttattttttaatttgttattgtgAAGGTATATGGACCCAATAACCAATGGCGATTATCCAGAAATTATGAAAACACTTGTGGGTGAACGGCTGCCGAAATTTACTGCAACAGAATCAAAGATGTTAAAAGGGTCTTTTGACTTCCTGGGATTAAATTACTACACTACAGCTTATGCTTTCAATGTTCCTCCAGCCGACCCCAAGTATCTAAGCTATCAAACTGATGGTTGCGTCAACACCACCGGTATGCAGTTGAAATCCATACATCCAAGCATGGAACCCTAATATTAATGGAGTTTAATCATAGACTTATAACTCCTACTCTTGTTAATTCAATGCCACAGGTGTTCGAAATGGCACTGCAATTGGTACACCGGTATGAGCTTTAATTACCAATTTACCTAACCCTGTGTTATTTTAAGTGATGAAAACAATCAAATCCAAATCCTCTTCAATCACCCAACCAATGGTGGGGAGGACTTGACATGGACGGTTCATATTATAGTGGTGAACAGTCATGGTTGGTCCCATTTGTTGAATCCGGATTCTCTACTCATGTAGGGTACCACCCCAAATGGTTAAGGCCAATGAAGTGAAATCTCCACCACATTTGACATGGGTCAGATAGGtaaaaatttcatttcattgGCCCTTGCTCCTATGTGGGGGAGGCACTCCACTTAGCCCTCCCTATTGATGTAGTTTCCACATTTTTGTATGGAAAATGCCATTCTGGGGAGCCCTAACTTTTCTCATGTGGCATAGTAATCAAATTAATAATAGTGATGTTGCatttgatttattattattattatttttttttgcagacTGCTTCACCATGGGTCTATGCATATCCAATGGGCATTGGACACGTTTTGAGTTACATATATGGGAAATACAACAATCCTCTTATTTACCTCACCGAGAATGGTAAGACTAATTAAAGAtccatctttatttttttttgttaaaagatcatttatattaaaggaaaaaagattaaaaagaatacaagctagACTGAAACCGATGCACCAACAAAAATCAAGAGAATCCTACCAACTACAGTAAAGCCATCAGTGGGATGGGAAAGCTAGCAACATTAACATAGGAAGttttaaatttcatttcaaaatcaattttcaatgaagttaatttcttaattttggcTACCCATGCAGGAGTTTCCCAGGAGAAAGCCCCAGTATCGAAGTCCCTCAATGACACCGACAGAGTGGAATTCCTCAAAACTCATCTATATTACCTTCACAGAGTCATGAGGTAAGTATCTAAAGCAATCCCCCAAATGCCTATATAATATCCAAAAATCTCTACTCTTTTTGGTTTAGGGGAAAGAGTggtgttagaaaaaaaaatatcataaaaatgccaaaacaaaacaacacaGAAAAGTCCTTCCACCCAAAAGACCTATCTGAGCTACTTTTACTTATGGGTCAGATACGATTGTTAAGAATTCTCTCTAAGTAGTTTTTCATGGtgcaataattaattattattaagaTTAACCAAAATTTAATCCTCGTTATTTGGTTGTTTTACAGAGAGGGCGTAAATGTAAAAGGATACTTCGTATGGTCTTTGCTTGACAACTTTGAGTGGAACTATGGTTACGCAACCCCATTTGGAATTTACTACGTTGATTTTGAGATGCAGCCGCGTAGCCAGAGGCGGATACCAAAGGAATCAGCTAAGTGGTTGAAAGGCTTCCTAAGAAATATAGATGATATGAAGCTTCATGTGTCTTCTATGTAGGAAATAGAGCagaggggtgttttggtcatttgCCTCTCTCTCTAATCTAATATTATGTATGAGTGTATGCAGAATAAAGGGGATTAAGGAGGAATCTTCTCTCGTCTCTCTCTATGTGAAGATTGTGTGTAGGTGTAAACTGACTGTTTTGTTATGATATTGACGTTGAAAAATACATCTTAATAATTAAAAGTTTGCTTCATCAATTGCAATTGTGTTAGCTAATTGAGTTGGTTTTAAGAGTGTAAGAATAGAAGAGAACAGAAGAAGATAGAAGCATAAaattaaaggggggggggggggagaatgtaGTGGAAATTCGTCCCGTACTAATTGGTACCTATGAATTTAAAGTGtattattaaaataaacatGGAAAAGTAAAAGATTCGAAGACATAGGATTTACATGGTTCGTTGCGATGGTCTATGTCTACTGTGCAATCTCACAGAACTCATTTTACAATTCGAGGAAATGTACAACTCTCAAACCACACCCACAATATTGTACGTAGAATCCACTGAACAACAAATCTCACTCGTAGTATCACCTTCACAATCTCCCCAAAAGGAAACAATTATAGAGAGCAATACACATTAAGAATTCCTAAAGTTAAaaacataacccaacccaacccaacttaAGAACATCACTCAATGAATCCCTGAAATCTTTAGTTCTCGGTCACTCTTCTGTTAGCAACTTCTCTCCCTTCATCCCTATTTATAGATGAATTGAGTGGGATGGGATACCTCGTGCATGGTTCTGTACTGGTCTCgtcttttcccattttcttcAAAAATAGGCGCGATAGGTATGGGCTGTGCCGACCATGGCTGACCCCTTCTctcaatttttcttcttcattcatttGCTACAATCTACAATGAGAAGCCGTAATGGGAATTGTCTATCCATTCATTTATACCAACAATATAATGATGATGGGGGTAGTTAATGCATTTGACTTTTTAATTGTAAATTCAATTTCACATTCTCACACTTAAagaataattttgaaaataacctTCACAATTCCGAATTGTTCAAACGTCACTTTCAATCAAGTAAACATAAATCCAAAAGAAGTTCTACACCATATGAATTTTTCCTTCGTAACAGGTTTCATCAAAATGACTGCAATGTTGTCATTGGTGTGAATCTTTTGTAGAGAGATTACTCCATCTTCCACCACATctcaaacaaaataatatcttaTATCAATGTGTTTAATTTAAGAATGAAACATTGGATTTAAAGACAAACGTAATGCACTCTGACGGacacaataaataattattacATTTTGTTTGATTCTTAGTTCATCAAGCAACCTCTTCAACCAGATACCTTCTTTACATGAATCTATAGGTGCGATGTACCACTACAATAAAATCTAACATTAGGGGCATTCATGAAAAACCTCTAAATCTTATACAATTGCCTCTAAACTTTAGGCGTGTTTTCTACTAATGCCGCATAAACATCTCTAAATAACGTGTCACAAATGAGTAGGGGCCTTTAGAGGCATTGTAAGaaaggactctattttgagtcatTTAAAGGCGGTTTGTTGTGGCATTTGTGAAATCTTTTTGAAGCGGTTCATGTTAATATTGGAGGCATTTTACTACCGCCATTTAAAGGCGGTTTGTTGTGGCATTTGTGAAACGCCTCTAAACGTTTTTCCTTCCGTTGCTAATActaaatttaataaccaaaaagAAATCTTTTTGAAGCAGTTCATGTTAATATTGGAGGCATTTTACTACCGCCTTTGATGCTTTTGCTCGTTAATATTAGAGGCACTTTACTACTACCTTTAAAGTTTTTTCCCTTATCTTTTAGGGGCAATTGATTAATGCCTCTAAAaaacattgattttttttttaccgcttttttcccatatgtttttgttcttttcccCATGTTCCTTATAAGACTAAATATACTTACAAAACTTTAAATACATATCAAGAGTGTTTTTATTTCAATCCATAATATATAAACTATGTAACCAAAtgtttacaattaaaaaaatgattatCCTTGTAAATGTATCTAAAACATCCATGTACAACATTTcctaaaaaaacataaataaactcAATCTCT includes these proteins:
- the LOC122642155 gene encoding beta-glucosidase 24-like translates to MVFLGGSPLYFVLINVFLLLIFNYSLSMNALLFDDANYINRHDFPSDFQFGAASSAFQYEGAWNEDGRGPSIWDTLTHEHPDAIADKSNADVTVDFYHLYREDVRTMKDMGMTAFRFSISWSRILPNGTLSGGINAKGIKFYSDLIDELMRNGLEPFATLFHWDTPQALEDAYGSFLNSRIVNDFRDFADVCFQYFGDRVKNWMTINEPFSYVMYGYGDGTYAPARCSTWLGCSEGDSSTEPYIVGHNILLAHAAGVDLYRRKYKESQNGTIGIAIEFIWPLPYSSHLEDINASQRSADFTFGWYMDPITNGDYPEIMKTLVGERLPKFTATESKMLKGSFDFLGLNYYTTAYAFNVPPADPKYLSYQTDGCVNTTGVRNGTAIGTPTASPWVYAYPMGIGHVLSYIYGKYNNPLIYLTENGVSQEKAPVSKSLNDTDRVEFLKTHLYYLHRVMREGVNVKGYFVWSLLDNFEWNYGYATPFGIYYVDFEMQPRSQRRIPKESAKWLKGFLRNIDDMKLHVSSM